The following proteins are co-located in the Paludibaculum fermentans genome:
- a CDS encoding alpha/beta fold hydrolase: MRWHAGITMMLTTLAVAMLAAAPAFHVDVVAPAPEKPKMILIPGLQSAGAVWDTTVAHYKDRYECHVLTLAGFAGQPPLPAATPLLSTVREQLAAYIREKHLVKPVIVGHSLGGFLALWMAESEPGLTGPIVIVDSLPFLPAAWMPGATVETMKPQADQMKGMIAGMTSEAWSNYQKHNPAIDTMISGDEGKAKATEWGLQSDPSTVARGMAELFQTDLRSDVSKVKVPALVLAALKGYPESAAKNYSAQYTALSGVKIVPFPDSKHFIMFDQPAKMMEAMDEFLKGTK; this comes from the coding sequence TTGCGCTGGCATGCTGGCATCACGATGATGCTCACCACACTAGCCGTTGCGATGCTGGCCGCCGCGCCGGCTTTCCATGTCGACGTCGTAGCTCCTGCTCCGGAGAAGCCCAAGATGATCCTCATCCCGGGCCTGCAGTCCGCTGGAGCCGTCTGGGATACGACCGTCGCCCACTACAAAGACCGCTATGAATGCCACGTGCTCACACTGGCCGGTTTTGCCGGGCAGCCGCCGCTGCCGGCAGCCACTCCACTCCTCTCCACCGTTCGCGAACAGCTCGCCGCCTACATCCGCGAAAAACACCTCGTCAAGCCGGTCATTGTCGGCCATAGCCTGGGCGGCTTTCTGGCGCTGTGGATGGCTGAGTCCGAGCCGGGACTCACTGGCCCCATTGTGATTGTCGACTCCCTGCCCTTCCTGCCGGCCGCCTGGATGCCCGGCGCGACCGTCGAGACCATGAAGCCCCAGGCGGATCAGATGAAGGGCATGATCGCGGGCATGACCAGTGAGGCCTGGAGCAACTACCAGAAGCACAATCCCGCCATCGACACCATGATCAGCGGCGACGAGGGCAAGGCCAAGGCCACCGAATGGGGGCTGCAATCGGACCCCAGCACGGTCGCACGCGGGATGGCCGAACTGTTTCAAACGGACCTGCGCTCCGATGTTTCGAAGGTGAAGGTGCCGGCGCTGGTCCTGGCGGCCCTCAAAGGCTATCCGGAATCGGCCGCCAAAAACTACTCGGCGCAGTATACGGCGCTTTCCGGAGTAAAAATCGTGCCGTTCCCGGACTCGAAGCACTTCATCATGTTCGACCAGCCTGCGAAGATGATGGAGGCAATGGACGAGTTCCTGAAAGGCACAAAGTAA
- a CDS encoding NADH:flavin oxidoreductase/NADH oxidase: MSEPVLFSPLTLRGLTLPNRVAVSPMCQYSAADGFANDWHLVNAGSRAVGGAGLFIVEATGVEARGRISPGDLGIWTDEHIAPLRRIADFLHTQGTAAGIQLAHAGRKASCNLPWLGGKQLSLDNGGWPTVAPSAIPFAEGERPPAELTKAELVELVSKFTDATRRALEAGFDVVEIHGAHGYLLSEFLSPLANHRTDEYGGSFENRTRFPLEITDAVRAAWPADKPLFYRITSTDWAEGGWTADDTVRFAAILKQHGVDLLDCSSGGTVAHAKIPVAPGYQVQFADRVRNEAGLATGAVGFITEAAQAEAILAEGKADLVLLAREMLREPYWAILAAKQLGATPRVPPQYQRAL; encoded by the coding sequence ATGAGCGAACCAGTTCTCTTTTCACCTCTCACGTTGAGGGGGCTGACGCTGCCCAATCGCGTGGCGGTGTCCCCCATGTGCCAGTATTCCGCAGCCGACGGTTTCGCCAACGACTGGCACCTGGTGAACGCGGGCTCGCGCGCCGTGGGTGGCGCGGGCCTGTTCATTGTGGAGGCTACGGGTGTGGAGGCGCGGGGCCGCATTTCGCCGGGCGACCTGGGCATCTGGACGGACGAGCATATCGCGCCGTTGCGCCGCATCGCCGACTTCCTGCATACGCAGGGCACGGCCGCCGGCATTCAACTGGCGCACGCGGGCCGCAAGGCGAGTTGCAACCTGCCCTGGCTCGGTGGCAAGCAGTTGAGTCTCGACAATGGCGGCTGGCCGACCGTGGCGCCCAGCGCGATCCCGTTCGCCGAGGGCGAGCGTCCGCCGGCTGAGCTGACGAAGGCCGAGCTTGTGGAACTGGTTTCGAAGTTCACGGACGCGACCCGCCGCGCGCTCGAGGCCGGCTTCGACGTCGTTGAGATTCACGGGGCGCACGGCTACCTGTTGAGCGAGTTCCTTTCGCCGCTGGCCAACCACCGCACGGACGAGTACGGCGGATCCTTCGAGAACCGGACGCGCTTCCCGCTGGAGATCACCGACGCCGTGCGCGCCGCCTGGCCGGCCGACAAGCCGCTGTTCTACCGCATCACCTCCACTGATTGGGCGGAGGGGGGCTGGACCGCCGACGATACCGTCCGCTTCGCCGCCATCCTCAAGCAGCACGGGGTCGACCTGCTGGATTGCTCCTCCGGCGGCACGGTCGCCCACGCCAAGATTCCCGTTGCCCCGGGTTACCAGGTGCAATTCGCCGACCGCGTCCGCAACGAAGCCGGGCTGGCTACCGGAGCCGTGGGCTTCATTACCGAGGCCGCGCAGGCGGAGGCGATTCTCGCCGAGGGCAAGGCGGATCTCGTCCTGCTGGCGCGTGAGATGCTGCGCGAGCCTTACTGGGCGATCCTGGCCGCCAAGCAACTGGGCGCCACGCCGCGCGTCCCGCCGCAATACCAGCGCGCGCTGTAA
- a CDS encoding ArsR/SmtB family transcription factor encodes MKATLDTERTAKILAAVGDPIRLRFVQALLAETEMSSSAAAETLGVSLALLCHHARILVDAGVVGKRKEAQTAYYSLNRKILRDSLKGLV; translated from the coding sequence GTGAAGGCCACTCTCGATACCGAACGAACGGCGAAGATCCTGGCCGCGGTCGGCGACCCCATCCGGCTGCGCTTCGTCCAGGCGCTTCTCGCCGAAACCGAGATGTCCAGCTCCGCCGCGGCCGAGACGCTGGGCGTCAGCTTGGCCCTGCTCTGCCACCATGCCCGCATCCTCGTCGACGCCGGAGTCGTGGGCAAGCGCAAAGAGGCGCAGACGGCGTACTATAGCCTCAACAGGAAGATCTTGCGGGATTCGCTGAAGGGGCTTGTCTAG
- a CDS encoding glucose-6-phosphate isomerase has protein sequence MTQLDHWQRYQKYLSGVPAVDLKLDISRIRFDDAWLAQMEPAIQKAYSAMSALEAGAIANPDEQRMVGHYWLRTPSLAPQPELRAEIESTLSAIREFAARVHQLGAHTDVLSIGIGGSALGPMFVADALGHPATDKMRVHFFDNTDPEGIERVLSGLAGRLDKTLVLVISKSGGTPETYNGMVLAESAFRRAGLNFADHAVAITMPGSKLDRHALDHKWLQRFAMFDWVGGRTSELSAVGLLAAALQGLDIDAILAGASAVDAQTRSTVTAQNPAALLALMWHSATGGKGLKDMVVLPYKDRLLLFSRYLQQLVMESLGKRLDLDGNRVDQGISVYGNKGSTDQHAYVQQLRDGVNNFFMTFLRVLEDGGDPHEFEAGVRAGDYLDGFLLGTREALDGNDRQSITITIPRVDATRVGALIALFERAVGFYASLVNINAYHQPGVEAGKKAAATVLDLQKRILLALAPSVKSVETIAAEAGTESIETVFLILEHLAANRRAKQTPEGFAKI, from the coding sequence GTGACTCAACTAGATCATTGGCAGCGGTACCAGAAGTACCTCAGCGGCGTTCCAGCCGTGGATTTGAAGCTCGACATCAGCCGCATCCGCTTTGACGATGCGTGGCTGGCCCAGATGGAGCCCGCCATCCAGAAGGCCTATTCGGCCATGTCGGCCCTCGAGGCCGGCGCCATCGCCAACCCGGATGAGCAGCGCATGGTGGGCCACTACTGGCTCCGCACCCCCTCGCTGGCTCCGCAGCCCGAGCTGCGCGCCGAGATCGAATCCACCCTGTCCGCCATCAGGGAATTCGCGGCCCGCGTCCATCAACTGGGCGCACACACGGACGTTCTTTCGATAGGCATCGGCGGCTCCGCCCTCGGCCCCATGTTCGTGGCCGACGCACTCGGACACCCCGCCACCGATAAGATGCGCGTCCACTTCTTCGACAACACGGACCCCGAAGGCATCGAACGCGTCTTGAGCGGCCTCGCCGGTCGGCTCGACAAGACCCTCGTCCTCGTCATCTCGAAGTCCGGTGGCACGCCCGAGACTTACAACGGCATGGTCCTCGCCGAGAGCGCCTTCCGCCGCGCCGGCCTCAACTTCGCTGACCATGCGGTGGCCATCACGATGCCGGGCTCCAAGCTCGATCGTCATGCCCTCGACCACAAGTGGCTACAGCGCTTTGCCATGTTCGACTGGGTCGGCGGACGCACCTCCGAACTCTCAGCCGTCGGCCTGCTGGCCGCCGCCCTGCAAGGCCTCGACATCGATGCCATCCTGGCCGGCGCGTCAGCTGTCGACGCCCAGACGCGTTCCACCGTGACGGCCCAGAATCCAGCCGCGCTCCTGGCGCTGATGTGGCACTCCGCCACCGGCGGCAAAGGCCTGAAGGACATGGTCGTCCTGCCCTACAAGGACCGCCTGCTGCTCTTCAGCCGCTACCTGCAGCAACTGGTCATGGAATCGCTCGGCAAGCGCCTCGACCTCGATGGCAACCGCGTCGATCAGGGCATCAGCGTCTATGGCAACAAGGGCTCCACGGATCAGCATGCCTACGTCCAGCAGCTCCGCGACGGCGTCAACAACTTCTTCATGACGTTCCTGCGCGTCCTGGAAGACGGCGGCGATCCCCACGAGTTCGAGGCTGGCGTGCGCGCCGGCGACTACCTCGACGGCTTCCTGTTGGGCACCCGCGAAGCGCTGGACGGCAACGACCGTCAATCCATCACCATCACCATCCCGCGCGTCGACGCCACGCGCGTCGGAGCCCTCATTGCGCTCTTCGAGCGCGCCGTCGGCTTCTACGCCTCGCTGGTCAACATCAACGCCTATCACCAACCCGGAGTCGAGGCGGGCAAGAAGGCCGCGGCCACCGTGCTCGATCTCCAGAAGAGGATCCTGTTGGCGCTAGCGCCCTCTGTCAAATCCGTGGAAACCATTGCAGCGGAAGCCGGCACGGAGAGCATCGAGACGGTCTTCCTCATCCTGGAGCACCTGGCGGCCAATCGGCGCGCCAAGCAAACCCCCGAGGGCTTCGCGAAAATCTAA
- a CDS encoding MGH1-like glycoside hydrolase domain-containing protein: MAPNKGSEERERLAEARTNSSPWKKWGPYLSERQWGTVREDYSDNGNAWDYFTHDQARSRAYRWGEDGLAGISDDKQRLCFALALWNGKDPILKERLFGLTNSEGNHGEDVKEYYFYLDSTPTHSYMKYLYKYPQAEYPYSDLVLTNRKRTRQDFEYELLDTGVFDDQRYFDVFVEYAKAEAEDIAIRITVANRGPDAATLHLLPTLWFRNTWSYGTRTHRPSLTGAAGRITAQHSELGRFHLHCPQAGELIFTGNETNTQRLWRLANQTPYVKDAFHHYLIEGKKEAVNPALEGTKAAALHVVTVAGGAETVIHLRLTRDETAPARADGVFAARIAEADSFYDNITPDGLNEDQGRVMRQALAGMLWTKQYYFFDLDIWLEEHNAHPSARPRRHLVRNSNWFHMVNDDIISMPDKWEYPWYAAWDLAFHTTALAMVDLDFAKDQLDLMLRELYLHPNGQMPAYEWNFGDVNPPVHAWATLFIYSLEKERTGKGDYEFLKRSFHKLMLNFTWWVNRKDPGGRNVFDGGFLGLDNIGVFDRSSALPTGGFLEQADGTAWMALFAQNLFEISLELAEHDVLYEDFAAKFVEHFLWIASAMDRIGDNFDEMWDETDGFFYDLLRLPDGSAQRLKVRSLVGLLPLCASTVVSPSQANRYTVMTDRIHKFLKRHPEVLANIAPIDRDGVDGRRLLSILDEKKLRRVLAKMLDEKEFFGPYGIRSLSLYHKENPFEIDVHGEEYKVAYLPAESNNGMFGGNSNWRGPVWMPVNMLIVRALLQYYLYYGDGFKVECPTGSGRMMNLFEVTQELSNRLAGIFLRGRDGKRPVYGGSKVFQDDPHWRDLILFYEYFHGDNGAGLGASHQTGWTGTVARLIQLFGHLRAEELLEGENVRPVAADYEDPG; this comes from the coding sequence ATGGCACCCAATAAAGGTTCGGAGGAGCGTGAGCGCCTGGCGGAGGCGCGTACGAATTCGTCACCCTGGAAGAAGTGGGGTCCCTATCTGAGTGAGCGGCAGTGGGGCACGGTGCGGGAGGACTACAGCGACAACGGCAATGCGTGGGACTACTTCACGCACGACCAGGCGCGGTCGCGCGCCTACCGCTGGGGGGAAGACGGGCTGGCCGGCATCTCGGACGACAAGCAGCGGCTATGCTTCGCGCTGGCCTTGTGGAATGGGAAAGACCCGATCCTGAAGGAGCGGTTGTTCGGCCTGACCAATTCGGAGGGCAACCACGGCGAGGACGTGAAGGAGTATTACTTCTACCTCGACTCGACCCCGACGCACTCCTACATGAAGTACCTGTACAAGTACCCGCAGGCCGAGTATCCGTACTCGGATCTGGTGCTGACGAACCGCAAGCGCACCCGGCAGGACTTCGAGTATGAGTTGCTGGATACGGGCGTCTTCGACGATCAGCGCTACTTCGATGTCTTCGTGGAGTATGCGAAGGCCGAGGCGGAGGACATCGCCATCCGGATCACGGTGGCCAACCGCGGGCCGGACGCCGCGACGCTGCACCTGTTGCCGACGTTGTGGTTCCGCAATACCTGGTCGTACGGGACGCGCACGCACCGGCCTTCCTTGACCGGGGCGGCTGGCCGGATTACCGCGCAACACTCCGAACTGGGCCGCTTCCATCTGCACTGTCCGCAGGCGGGGGAATTGATCTTCACCGGCAATGAAACCAACACACAGCGTTTGTGGAGGCTGGCCAACCAGACGCCCTATGTGAAGGATGCATTCCATCACTACCTGATTGAGGGCAAGAAGGAGGCCGTGAATCCGGCTCTGGAAGGCACCAAGGCGGCCGCGCTGCATGTGGTCACCGTGGCCGGCGGCGCTGAGACGGTGATCCATTTGCGGCTGACTCGCGACGAGACGGCCCCGGCGCGTGCGGATGGAGTGTTTGCCGCGCGCATCGCCGAGGCCGACAGCTTCTACGACAACATCACACCGGACGGGCTGAACGAGGACCAGGGCCGCGTCATGCGCCAGGCGTTGGCCGGCATGCTGTGGACCAAGCAGTATTATTTCTTCGATCTCGATATCTGGCTGGAGGAGCACAACGCTCACCCCTCGGCCCGCCCGCGCCGCCACCTGGTGCGCAACTCCAACTGGTTCCACATGGTGAACGACGACATCATCTCGATGCCGGACAAGTGGGAGTATCCGTGGTACGCCGCATGGGACCTGGCCTTCCACACCACGGCGCTGGCAATGGTCGATCTCGACTTCGCCAAGGATCAGTTGGACCTGATGCTGCGCGAGCTGTACCTGCATCCCAACGGGCAGATGCCGGCGTATGAGTGGAACTTCGGCGATGTGAATCCGCCGGTGCATGCGTGGGCCACACTGTTCATCTACAGCCTGGAGAAAGAGCGCACGGGCAAGGGCGATTACGAGTTCCTGAAGCGCTCGTTCCACAAGCTGATGCTGAACTTCACGTGGTGGGTGAATCGCAAGGATCCGGGCGGTCGCAATGTCTTCGACGGAGGGTTCCTCGGGCTCGACAACATCGGAGTGTTCGACCGGTCGTCGGCGCTGCCTACGGGCGGGTTCCTGGAGCAGGCGGACGGCACGGCGTGGATGGCGTTGTTCGCGCAGAACCTGTTCGAGATCTCGCTGGAACTGGCCGAGCACGACGTGCTGTATGAGGACTTTGCCGCCAAGTTCGTCGAACACTTCCTGTGGATCGCCTCCGCCATGGATCGCATTGGCGACAACTTCGACGAGATGTGGGACGAGACGGACGGCTTCTTCTACGACCTGCTGCGGCTGCCGGATGGGTCGGCCCAGCGGCTGAAGGTGCGCTCGCTGGTGGGCCTGCTGCCGCTGTGCGCTTCCACGGTGGTGAGTCCGTCGCAGGCCAACCGCTACACCGTGATGACGGACCGGATTCACAAGTTCCTGAAGCGCCATCCGGAGGTGCTGGCCAATATTGCGCCGATTGATCGCGATGGCGTGGATGGGCGGCGGCTGTTGTCGATTCTCGACGAGAAGAAGCTGCGGAGAGTGCTGGCGAAGATGCTCGATGAGAAGGAGTTCTTCGGGCCGTACGGGATCCGGTCGCTATCGCTGTATCACAAGGAGAACCCGTTTGAGATCGATGTGCACGGCGAGGAGTACAAGGTCGCGTACCTGCCGGCGGAGTCGAATAACGGCATGTTTGGCGGGAATTCGAACTGGCGTGGTCCGGTGTGGATGCCCGTGAACATGCTGATCGTGCGGGCGCTGCTGCAGTATTACCTGTATTACGGCGATGGGTTCAAAGTGGAGTGCCCGACGGGCTCAGGCCGGATGATGAACCTGTTTGAAGTGACCCAGGAGTTGTCGAACCGGCTGGCGGGGATTTTCCTGCGCGGACGGGATGGAAAACGGCCGGTCTATGGGGGCAGCAAGGTCTTCCAGGATGATCCGCACTGGCGGGATCTGATCCTGTTTTATGAGTACTTCCACGGGGACAACGGGGCCGGGCTGGGAGCGAGCCACCAGACGGGCTGGACGGGTACGGTGGCGCGGCTGATCCAGTTGTTTGGGCACCTGCGGGCGGAGGAGTTGCTGGAAGGAGAGAATGTCAGGCCGGTGGCGGCGGATTACGAGGATCCGGGGTAG
- a CDS encoding nucleoside monophosphate kinase, giving the protein MMSGLAQTPGKGLVLVLIGPPGSGKTTQAEFLTKKYHLPVLTADSGMSNEQFDVRLKVLNSGKGFIIDGYPATHAQAQHLAVVVKQLNLPSPIIIQLDVPDDVVRQRLAGKEKPEALEKRLSGYHKEMDLIRRYYPQGDIWTVIGTRPPQEVSGTIEMLIQDRKP; this is encoded by the coding sequence GTGATGAGCGGCCTGGCGCAGACGCCCGGCAAGGGGCTGGTCCTGGTTCTCATCGGCCCGCCCGGCAGTGGGAAGACCACGCAGGCGGAATTCCTGACGAAGAAGTACCACCTGCCCGTGCTCACCGCGGATAGCGGCATGTCGAACGAACAGTTCGACGTCCGCCTGAAGGTGCTGAACTCCGGCAAGGGCTTTATCATCGACGGCTATCCTGCCACGCATGCCCAGGCCCAGCATCTGGCTGTCGTGGTGAAGCAGTTGAATCTGCCGTCGCCCATCATCATCCAACTCGATGTGCCGGATGACGTTGTGCGGCAGCGGCTGGCCGGAAAAGAGAAACCCGAGGCTCTGGAGAAGCGTCTGTCCGGCTACCACAAGGAGATGGATCTGATCCGCCGCTACTATCCGCAGGGCGACATCTGGACGGTCATCGGCACACGCCCGCCACAGGAAGTATCCGGGACCATCGAAATGCTGATTCAAGATCGGAAACCGTGA
- a CDS encoding OmpA family protein: MKATMLKTVLAALLLTTLGYGQMVTGVTKDDWEEINFEFNSAVLTDGFPSLLRLAELLNKNPEYKVKLDGHTDSIGSEKYNEKLSLRRAEAVKGFLEKYGARAGQMEVVPRGKRNPRTENNTKEGRWINRRVQLVVTDKDGKIIGAGGVGDAIRAMQAQCPDYSQTLAEILKKLDKLDDIAKMLADLKAENGKLRSDVDALKAGGAAATPAQAAQIERASKAATPDDVQRIASKTAEEAVAKAHDPRFSILGMNVGADNNRNVTFSGRGRYFAPFKENFAIQAQGEYMYFKERQEAQFDLGLVNRFTKRGQAGLFSSFKHVGLEGMQNGGNLGQASMTLDYIFSRGRVGFFGSKGFMDNAVVNRTMISRNVWDEAYLKIVDQAGVSTALTLFGKTMLEANMGMLSVHGGSNKPGGTIRFIQPLNNKIALTLEGGFNETYVGNNANGRVVAGIQFGNYVQPKEYLEMDKPIPVDVPRVRYEMLTRRVRTGNDAPIADAGPDQIGAPAGIINLDGSASFDPDGDPITFQWVQVAGPSVGLSGATTSKPSFTGVEGQTYSFRLTVKDSYGLASLARVTITTRTASKVIIQKFTATPSTIKSGATSTLAWQVLNADEVTISSVGKVNAQAGTTPVSPADTTTYTLTAKNKDSEVSETVTVTVEKPTIRIVSFRAAPATINLGEASNLVWETENADSVSISTIGTVQVTGTTSVSPKETTTYTLTATNKFGTVNATATVTVNKPNAPRILNFSGNPLEIGQGESSTLTWDVQGATEVDISHVGSQTLKGSTPVTPSGTTTYILTAKNSGGEATASVTITVIPKPTVTFSASPTTTAKPGDPSRLTWTTTGATNVTISGVGAVALNGSVDVTPQTDTTYTITASNAKFSTTQTVTVKVTPVKPPDEVVDPPVIHLNTPDYIETLYRDIFLDASGSTDPQGLPLTYKWEQVGQVNNNSAAAILSSTSPVTRVQLGGQFGDYIFRVTVTNSKGKSAYKDIRVRFVLTRRP; the protein is encoded by the coding sequence GTGAAAGCCACGATGTTAAAAACAGTGCTAGCGGCTCTTCTGTTAACCACGTTGGGCTATGGCCAGATGGTTACGGGAGTCACCAAGGATGATTGGGAGGAGATCAACTTTGAGTTCAATTCGGCGGTCCTGACAGACGGCTTCCCCAGCTTGCTGCGTCTGGCCGAACTGCTGAATAAAAACCCCGAATACAAGGTAAAGCTTGACGGGCATACCGATTCCATCGGTTCAGAGAAGTACAACGAGAAGCTATCACTAAGACGTGCGGAGGCGGTCAAAGGGTTCCTCGAAAAGTATGGCGCGCGTGCCGGGCAGATGGAGGTTGTTCCTCGCGGCAAGCGCAATCCCCGCACCGAAAATAACACGAAGGAAGGCCGTTGGATCAACCGCCGCGTGCAGTTGGTGGTCACCGACAAAGACGGCAAGATCATCGGCGCCGGCGGCGTTGGCGACGCCATCCGGGCCATGCAGGCGCAGTGCCCCGATTACTCGCAGACACTGGCCGAGATCCTGAAGAAACTCGATAAGTTGGACGACATCGCGAAGATGCTGGCCGATCTCAAGGCGGAGAACGGCAAGCTGCGCTCCGATGTGGATGCCCTGAAGGCCGGCGGCGCGGCTGCTACCCCCGCCCAGGCCGCTCAGATTGAACGCGCCTCGAAGGCCGCCACACCGGACGACGTCCAGCGCATCGCCAGCAAGACGGCTGAAGAAGCCGTTGCGAAGGCGCACGACCCGCGCTTCTCTATCCTGGGCATGAATGTCGGCGCGGACAACAACCGCAACGTCACGTTCTCAGGCCGCGGCCGCTACTTCGCGCCGTTCAAGGAGAACTTCGCCATTCAGGCACAGGGCGAGTACATGTACTTCAAGGAGCGCCAGGAAGCGCAGTTCGACCTCGGACTGGTCAACCGCTTCACCAAGCGCGGCCAGGCCGGCCTGTTCAGCAGCTTCAAGCACGTGGGTCTCGAAGGCATGCAGAACGGCGGCAACCTGGGCCAGGCGTCGATGACGCTCGACTACATCTTCAGCCGGGGCCGGGTCGGCTTCTTCGGCTCGAAGGGGTTCATGGACAATGCGGTGGTCAACCGCACCATGATCTCGCGCAACGTGTGGGATGAGGCTTACCTCAAGATCGTAGACCAAGCCGGCGTCTCCACCGCGCTGACGCTGTTCGGCAAGACGATGCTGGAAGCCAACATGGGCATGTTGTCGGTGCACGGCGGCTCCAACAAGCCGGGCGGCACCATCCGCTTCATCCAGCCCCTGAACAACAAGATCGCCCTCACGCTGGAAGGCGGGTTCAACGAGACCTACGTCGGCAACAACGCCAATGGTCGAGTGGTGGCCGGCATCCAGTTCGGCAACTACGTCCAGCCCAAGGAATACCTGGAGATGGACAAGCCGATTCCGGTTGACGTGCCGCGCGTACGCTACGAGATGCTGACGCGGCGGGTGCGTACCGGCAACGACGCTCCTATCGCCGACGCGGGCCCCGATCAGATCGGCGCTCCGGCGGGCATCATCAACCTGGATGGCTCCGCCTCGTTCGATCCCGATGGAGACCCCATCACGTTCCAGTGGGTTCAGGTCGCCGGCCCGTCCGTCGGTCTGAGCGGCGCTACCACCTCCAAGCCCTCCTTCACCGGTGTGGAAGGCCAGACGTACAGCTTCCGCCTGACGGTCAAGGACAGCTACGGACTCGCGTCGCTGGCTCGTGTCACGATCACCACGCGCACCGCGTCCAAGGTGATCATCCAGAAGTTCACGGCGACGCCCAGCACCATCAAGTCGGGCGCCACCTCGACCCTGGCCTGGCAGGTGTTGAACGCGGATGAGGTTACGATCTCCTCCGTCGGCAAGGTGAATGCGCAGGCCGGCACGACGCCGGTATCGCCCGCGGACACCACCACCTACACCCTGACGGCCAAGAACAAGGACAGCGAAGTAAGCGAGACGGTCACCGTGACGGTGGAGAAACCCACCATCCGTATCGTCAGCTTCCGCGCCGCTCCGGCCACCATCAATCTCGGCGAGGCTTCCAACCTGGTTTGGGAGACTGAGAACGCCGACTCCGTATCCATCTCGACCATCGGCACAGTGCAGGTGACCGGCACCACTTCGGTCAGCCCGAAGGAGACCACCACCTATACACTGACCGCGACCAACAAGTTCGGGACCGTCAATGCGACGGCCACCGTGACGGTGAACAAGCCGAACGCTCCGCGCATCCTGAACTTCAGCGGCAATCCGCTGGAGATCGGACAGGGTGAGAGCTCGACGCTGACCTGGGATGTCCAGGGCGCGACGGAAGTCGACATCAGCCATGTCGGCTCGCAGACGCTGAAGGGCTCCACTCCGGTGACGCCTTCCGGCACGACCACCTATATCCTGACCGCCAAGAATTCGGGCGGGGAAGCGACCGCCAGCGTCACCATCACGGTGATCCCCAAGCCGACCGTCACGTTCTCGGCCAGTCCGACCACGACGGCCAAGCCGGGCGATCCCTCGCGACTGACCTGGACCACGACGGGTGCGACGAACGTCACCATCAGCGGTGTCGGCGCGGTGGCGCTGAACGGCTCAGTTGACGTCACGCCGCAGACCGATACCACTTACACGATCACGGCCTCGAACGCGAAGTTCTCCACGACGCAGACGGTAACCGTGAAGGTGACCCCGGTGAAGCCGCCGGATGAAGTGGTCGACCCGCCGGTGATCCACCTGAACACTCCGGACTACATCGAGACGCTCTACCGCGATATCTTCCTCGATGCTTCCGGCTCGACCGACCCGCAGGGTCTGCCGCTCACCTACAAGTGGGAGCAGGTCGGGCAGGTCAACAACAACTCCGCCGCGGCGATCCTGTCGTCCACCTCACCCGTGACCCGAGTTCAGCTCGGCGGGCAGTTTGGCGACTACATCTTCCGCGTCACGGTGACGAACAGCAAAGGCAAGAGCGCCTACAAGGACATCCGGGTACGCTTCGTGCTGACCCGCCGTCCGTAG